One part of the Gossypium raimondii isolate GPD5lz chromosome 1, ASM2569854v1, whole genome shotgun sequence genome encodes these proteins:
- the LOC105786609 gene encoding guanosine nucleotide diphosphate dissociation inhibitor 2 has protein sequence MDEEYDVIVLGTGLKECILSGLLSVDGLKVLHMDRNDYYGGESTSLNLIQLWKKFRGNDKPPAHLGSSRDYNVDMVPKFMMANGTLVRVLIHTDVTKYLYFKAVDGSYVFNKGKVHKVPATDMEALKSPLMGIFEKRRARKFFIYVQDYDEKDPKTHEGMDLTRVSTRALIAKYGLDDNTVDFIGHALALHRDDRYLDEPALDTVKRMKLYAESLARFQGGSPYIYPLYGLGELPQAFARLSAVYGGTYMLNKPECKVEYDDEGKVCGVTSEGETARCKKVVCDPSYLPNKVRKIGKVARAIAIMSHPIPNTNDSHSVQIILPQKQLGRKSDMYVFCCSYSHNVAPKGKFIAFVSTEAETDHPESELKPGIDLLGPVDEIFFDIYDRYEPVNEPSLDNCFISTSYDATTHFESTVSDVLNMYTMITGKVLDLSVDLSAASAAEE, from the exons ATGGATGAAGAGTACGATGTCATAGTTCTAGGAACTGGTCTCAAGGAATGCATCCTCAGCGGTCTTCTTTCTGTTGACGGACTCAAG GTTCTGCATATGGATAGGAATGATTACTATGGAGGAGAGTCTACATCACTCAACCTCATTCAG CTCTGGAAGAAGTTTAGAGGAAATGATAAGCCTCCTGCTCATTTGGGCTCTAGCAGAGATTATAATGTGGACATGGTCCCTAAG TTTATGATGGCAAATGGCACTCTTGTGCGTGTTCTTATTCATACGGATGTTACAAAGTATCTTTACTTCAAAGCTGTGGATGGTAGCTATGTTTTCAATAAAGGGAAG GTTCATAAGGTGCCAGCGACTGACATGGAGGCACTCAAGTCTCCACTTATGGGAATATTTGAGAAGCGTCGTGCACGGAAGTTCTTCATATATGTTCAAGATTATGATGAAAAGGATCCTAAAACTCACGAGGGAATGGACTTGACAAGGGTGTCAACTAGGGCACTAATTGC GAAATATGGGCTTGATGATAACACTGTGGATTTCATTGGTCATGCATTGGCACTTCACAGAGATGACCGCTACCTGGATGAACCTGCATTGGATACTGTAAAAAGGATGAAG CTTTATGCGGAGTCTCTTGCCCGTTTTCAAGGTGGATCTCCGTACATATATCCACTGTATGGATTAGGCGAGCTGCCTCAG GCTTTTGCACGGCTTAGTGCTGTTTATGGTGGAACATATATGTTGAATAAACCCGAGTGCAAG GTGGAGTATGACGATGAAGGCAAAGTTTGTGGTGTCACATCTGAAGGTGAAACTGCCAGGTGTAAGAAAGTTGTTTGCGACCCTTCCTACTTGCCAAACAAG GTTAGGAAGATCGGCAAGGTTGCTAGGGCAATTGCTATTATGAGTCACCCAATTCCAAACACCAATGATTCTCATTCTGTGCAGATTATCCTGCCACAAAAGCAGTTGGGTCGTAAATCGGATAT GTATGTCTTCTGTTGTTCATATTCTCACAATGTTGCTCCAAAGGGCAAATTCATTGCATTTGTTTCAACAGAGGCCGAGACAGATCACCCTGAGAGTGAACTAAAGCCTGGAATTGACCTTCTAGGTCCCGTTGATGAGATATTCTTTGATATCTATGACCGATATGAACCAGTCAACGAACCTTCTCTTGACAATTGTTTCATATCAACA AGTTATGATGCTACAACACATTTTGAATCAACTGTCAGTGATGTACTTAACATGTATACCATGATAACTGGAAAG GTTCTTGACCTCAGTGTGGATTTGAGTGCTGCTAGTGCTGCGGAAGAATAA